In Sulfuracidifex metallicus DSM 6482 = JCM 9184, a single window of DNA contains:
- a CDS encoding Ldh family oxidoreductase yields MKKSKVKIDELKGIMLDSLKRRGVQGADVIVNHFLEAELKGHSSHGVQRMIPLLKGLDVGTIRREISFSVERETNSSLYIDGNRSIGIVLWDLLIKRVTNSDVFLISVRNASHIGYLGYYTSRLASIGVMSIMFGNAEPSVVMPGTTKKVLSTSPISIGIPPDLVLDMSLASTSRGKIVEAKRKGEKIPLGWAVDEEGKETDQPERALMGGILPLGGRKGFYLSLFLDMLTSSISGSEIAENVVGVLNTSKPPNKGEVLIEVKYYHQVKLPHIEGEMPGKHGEKIMKEAIKSNLLEVDEFLMEELRKLA; encoded by the coding sequence GTGAAAAAGTCGAAGGTAAAAATTGATGAATTAAAAGGGATCATGCTTGACTCGCTAAAAAGGAGGGGGGTTCAAGGAGCCGACGTCATTGTGAACCACTTCCTTGAGGCCGAACTTAAGGGACATTCTTCCCATGGAGTCCAGAGAATGATCCCACTCCTAAAGGGATTAGATGTAGGAACTATTAGGAGGGAGATATCCTTTTCGGTTGAAAGGGAGACCAACTCGTCCCTTTACATTGATGGGAACAGATCCATAGGAATAGTTCTGTGGGACCTCTTAATTAAAAGGGTGACAAATTCAGACGTGTTCTTAATTTCAGTTAGGAATGCTTCCCACATAGGCTACCTTGGATATTATACCTCTAGGCTCGCCTCCATAGGAGTAATGTCCATAATGTTCGGTAATGCTGAGCCTTCTGTTGTGATGCCTGGAACCACAAAGAAAGTGCTCTCGACTTCGCCTATCAGCATAGGGATTCCTCCCGACCTTGTGTTGGACATGTCCTTAGCCTCTACATCTAGAGGAAAGATAGTGGAGGCTAAAAGGAAGGGCGAGAAGATACCTTTAGGCTGGGCTGTAGACGAGGAAGGTAAGGAAACAGATCAGCCAGAAAGGGCACTTATGGGAGGGATTCTCCCCCTGGGAGGAAGGAAGGGATTCTACCTTTCCCTTTTCTTGGATATGCTCACGTCTTCCATCTCGGGTTCAGAAATAGCTGAGAACGTTGTAGGCGTTCTGAATACTTCCAAGCCTCCAAACAAGGGAGAAGTACTAATCGAAGTGAAATATTATCACCAAGTGAAGCTACCTCACATTGAAGGCGAAATGCCTGGAAAACACGGAGAGAAAATTATGAAGGAAGCCATAAAATCAAACCTACTTGAGGTAGACGAGTTTCTAATGGAGGAATTGAGGAAGCTTGCTTGA
- a CDS encoding glycerophosphodiester phosphodiesterase family protein, whose protein sequence is MIIAHRGLHCKHLENTMEAFKEAELNSLPVELDVHLTKDGKPIVFHDDDLLRLKGVNVKISSMTLEELKRIDLNGYRIPTLEEVMSLKIPYFLVELKHSYKVYPRVEEKVLDATEGGKVQIISFDFDSLKRVREISSAETGMIFVGKIKWFLSIAEELRVNWLHPSHTLLFDDDMKNKYNFKVGTWTVDTREELERVSRLGVDSVTSNVPLKLRGEKVEGKN, encoded by the coding sequence ATGATAATAGCCCACAGAGGCCTTCACTGTAAACACTTGGAGAACACAATGGAGGCCTTTAAGGAAGCCGAACTAAATTCCCTTCCAGTTGAGCTGGACGTCCATCTGACTAAGGACGGGAAACCAATCGTGTTTCATGACGATGACCTTCTCAGGTTGAAGGGTGTAAACGTTAAAATCTCGTCAATGACTTTGGAGGAATTAAAGAGGATTGACTTAAACGGATATAGAATACCTACGCTGGAAGAAGTCATGTCTCTCAAGATACCTTATTTCCTTGTAGAGTTGAAACACTCCTACAAGGTATACCCTAGAGTTGAGGAAAAGGTGTTGGATGCAACTGAGGGAGGAAAGGTTCAGATAATATCCTTCGACTTCGATTCTCTGAAGAGGGTAAGGGAGATCTCAAGCGCTGAGACCGGTATGATATTCGTTGGGAAAATTAAATGGTTCCTTTCAATCGCAGAAGAACTTCGTGTAAACTGGTTACATCCGTCCCATACTCTCCTCTTCGATGATGATATGAAAAACAAATATAACTTCAAGGTAGGTACTTGGACCGTGGATACGAGGGAGGAATTGGAGAGGGTATCCCGGCTTGGGGTAGACAGCGTCACCAGCAATGTTCCGCTTAAGCTGAGGGGTGAAAAAGTCGAAGGTAAAAATTGA
- a CDS encoding NAD(P)/FAD-dependent oxidoreductase: protein MKYDAVIIGAGHNGLVSAITLAKNGLKVLVVESRDREGGMADTSTWNHVRYPRSSYVLGLFPKELQDYLGVSFPTVERDRNGTFITDETHVIRFFKDKEKRHEEFIRIGQRKYPELEDKMLELKNFMKKEGLLFTTRPPTKEEFKKKLEDTGLEMFMEPSKRVISEFLDEEFHSYFLYPFMGSEPAYVMAYFFSLDWKIVKGGTGTVAKVLMKRAEELGVHFKFSTHVTGIEGEEIKRINTTNGDVESHRIIMTGSPVLLKKMIGMKVDEPPISRWRRYTLFPAEIKTGSLPSPVREEVCTLFTLPTGEVTLPSLCDDLGGHVVTVMGDPEATSQYLNVKPLHIEEMNARKAEEEYNLPSGDLNHLPMRCPYLFERPTNMGYLTPLKGLYVGGSGAYPGGQITGVPGYNAAITLLKEMNLNLGGFLK from the coding sequence ATGAAATATGATGCGGTTATCATCGGAGCTGGTCATAACGGATTAGTATCTGCAATTACCTTAGCAAAGAACGGGCTTAAGGTCCTTGTCGTAGAGAGTAGAGATAGGGAAGGAGGAATGGCTGACACGTCAACTTGGAATCACGTAAGGTACCCCAGATCATCTTATGTATTGGGGCTCTTTCCCAAAGAGCTACAAGATTACTTAGGAGTATCGTTTCCGACCGTGGAAAGGGATAGAAATGGCACATTCATCACAGATGAAACACATGTGATAAGATTTTTCAAAGACAAAGAGAAAAGGCACGAGGAATTCATTAGAATAGGACAGAGGAAATACCCAGAGCTTGAAGACAAGATGTTAGAACTAAAGAATTTCATGAAGAAGGAGGGCTTACTTTTCACAACCAGACCTCCAACAAAGGAAGAATTCAAGAAGAAACTTGAGGATACGGGTCTGGAGATGTTCATGGAGCCCTCCAAGAGGGTAATCTCGGAATTTTTAGATGAGGAGTTCCACAGTTATTTCCTTTATCCTTTTATGGGGTCAGAACCCGCATATGTAATGGCTTACTTCTTCAGTTTAGACTGGAAAATAGTAAAGGGAGGAACAGGGACAGTAGCTAAGGTCCTGATGAAGAGAGCAGAAGAACTTGGAGTGCACTTCAAGTTCTCAACCCACGTTACTGGAATAGAAGGCGAGGAGATAAAGAGAATCAATACTACTAACGGAGATGTGGAATCCCACAGGATAATCATGACCGGTAGTCCTGTGCTCTTAAAGAAAATGATCGGAATGAAGGTTGATGAACCTCCAATATCAAGGTGGAGAAGATACACACTGTTTCCCGCTGAGATAAAAACGGGAAGCTTACCCTCTCCCGTCAGGGAAGAAGTGTGCACGCTTTTCACTCTACCTACAGGGGAAGTTACATTACCTTCCCTATGCGACGACTTGGGAGGTCACGTAGTTACGGTCATGGGAGATCCTGAAGCTACCTCTCAATACTTGAACGTAAAGCCACTTCACATTGAAGAAATGAACGCTAGAAAAGCTGAGGAAGAGTACAACCTTCCCTCAGGAGACCTCAATCACCTTCCAATGCGTTGTCCTTACCTTTTTGAAAGACCTACTAACATGGGTTACTTAACTCCACTAAAGGGACTTTACGTTGGGGGTTCTGGTGCTTACCCTGGAGGACAAATCACGGGAGTTCCAGGATATAACGCTGCAATAACACTTCTTAAGGAGATGAACCTTAACCTTGGAGGATTCTTAAAGTAG
- a CDS encoding emp24/gp25L/p24 family protein produces MSKLKIVLLSALISIVVIIVILLFFIPLSQTFPASVHLYPYESHKLIFNDTQGSGTEILVMTSGGQVSLSLSSPTGQKIIDNVEVTSSYYYDFNAPETGTYMLCIKNPQTSGAEVTIHIIEERSLISFL; encoded by the coding sequence ATGTCAAAGCTAAAGATAGTCCTACTCTCAGCGTTAATATCTATCGTAGTAATAATCGTGATATTACTCTTCTTCATTCCATTAAGCCAGACGTTTCCAGCTAGCGTTCATCTTTATCCTTACGAAAGTCATAAGTTAATATTTAACGATACTCAAGGTAGCGGTACTGAGATTCTAGTTATGACCTCTGGAGGGCAAGTGTCGCTGTCACTCTCATCACCCACGGGGCAAAAGATAATTGATAACGTAGAAGTTACCTCCTCATATTATTATGATTTTAACGCTCCTGAAACCGGAACCTATATGCTATGTATAAAGAATCCTCAGACTAGCGGAGCAGAGGTAACTATCCATATAATTGAAGAAAGAAGTTTAATTAGTTTCCTCTAA